The Lycium barbarum isolate Lr01 chromosome 9, ASM1917538v2, whole genome shotgun sequence genome has a segment encoding these proteins:
- the LOC132610536 gene encoding glycine-rich protein-like: MASTKNLVLLGLLIALVLLVSTQVGASSAQKKTKTTGDVHEAQYGGGGYPGNGRGGGYPGRGGGRNGYPWRGCRYGCCRGYRNGRGCARCCATAREAPDALFQDDIKS, encoded by the exons atggcTTCAACAAAAAATTTGGTTCTTTTAGGTCTTCTCATTGCTCTTGTCCTTCTTGTTTCCACCCAAGTGGGAGCTTCATCTGCTCAAA AAAAAACCAAGACGACTGGCGATGTTCATGAGGCGCAGTATGGAGGAGGTGGATACCCAGGCAATGGCCGCGGTGGGGGCTACCCTGGACGTGGTGGTGGACGTAACGGATATCCGTGGAGAGGTTGCAGATATGGTTGTTGCCGTGGGTACCGCAATGGACGGGGATGTGCTAGGTGTTGTGCCACTGCTCGTGAAGCTCCTGATGCTCTATTTCAAGATGATATCAAGAGTTGA